A genomic segment from uncultured Alistipes sp. encodes:
- a CDS encoding TonB-dependent receptor: MEMNSTLSEKKWRFLRVLLMSLLLGMLMLPVEAQNRVTVSGRLTDTGQNPLIGASVIEQGTTNGVTTDVDGRYTISVNADAVLEFSFIGYKTQAVQVMNRTQIDVVMEDDAMMIGEVVAIGYGSQRKEDLSMAVTTVKVDDAARSRASDLGTLLQGRMPGVTIMQSGDPMQKASFSIRGRGSKGNDQGTERGNDGPTSGDGVLVVVDGVPNAPYMVEDIETITVLKDAASAAIYGASVGSSGVVLITTRQAEAGKTRVNVNVSLGFERSMNLPTMLNAQQFCDVWAKAVSNSANGSLPNLANPEVYAGANVTRTDWLDEIFRTGLTQHYGVSISGGTEKLQSILSVTYDDKEGTLLNTWSQTLGAKLHTTFKPVKWLKLSERVSFEYSNGQGNVNTSHTGPILGAMWFPASASVYDRDADGNIVYDSYGKPKYGGIASSADMAAGVTGPNIVNPVAQLETMRRRYPRTKVFSTTSLEIKPITELTIKSEFTADLDTREEDEFSPAIDVPGGSTTGTRDQYYFNNFHTLWETTATYAQVFGRHHISAMAGFTTDYQKNHYREYRTKGYIDATDNNMVWDSADEWASNPSETLRDYAMVSVLGRIGYSFDDRYFLVGSIRRDASSKLPSAKNYDWFPSVSGSWKISSEKFFQNSSLTKVFDLVKLRAGWGKVGNVTLYSLPNPTQIPLLTYTDGSLIGGNTVYGTYLETIANTNATWETTVQTSVGLDLTMFQNKLEFSADYYYKETRDLIDYIPTPSQIGVENPPLGNMGKVINRGWEFSASYKNSAADGRFNYNVWGTFSVNKGWVDDYGAQKIVQHNNPNINSTPILYSAAGYPWYSYYIYRTDGIFRSQEEIDRYVSKNAETGEVTQVQPNAKVGDLKFVDTNGDGVITDDDKVLTGCYTPKQTYSFGGSFDWKGFDFSIMFQGVAGNYIYNGTKQMAMNGRQDMGNLISDVFNTWDFNPSGSEYPRLGIVEDDNGNYVKFSDIFLEKGDYLRLKNITLGYTLPKHITRHIGLEKGSLRVYMSIDNVATITGYSGIDPEVGNYGVDAGVYPVSRFFNFGVNVNF; this comes from the coding sequence ATGGAAATGAATTCGACACTTTCAGAGAAGAAGTGGAGATTCCTCCGCGTTCTTCTGATGAGTCTGCTGTTGGGCATGCTCATGCTTCCTGTTGAGGCCCAGAACCGGGTGACGGTTTCGGGACGCTTGACCGATACGGGCCAGAACCCGTTGATTGGCGCCTCGGTCATCGAACAGGGGACGACCAACGGCGTCACGACCGATGTCGACGGCCGTTATACGATTTCGGTGAATGCCGACGCCGTGCTGGAATTCTCGTTCATCGGCTACAAGACGCAGGCCGTCCAGGTGATGAACCGCACGCAGATTGATGTGGTCATGGAGGATGACGCCATGATGATCGGCGAGGTCGTGGCCATCGGCTACGGCTCGCAGCGCAAGGAGGACCTCTCGATGGCCGTGACCACCGTCAAGGTCGACGATGCCGCCCGCAGCCGCGCCTCCGACCTCGGTACCCTCCTCCAGGGCCGCATGCCGGGTGTCACGATCATGCAGTCCGGCGACCCGATGCAGAAGGCTTCGTTCTCCATCCGCGGCCGCGGCTCGAAGGGCAACGACCAGGGCACCGAGCGCGGTAACGACGGTCCCACCTCGGGTGACGGCGTGCTGGTGGTTGTCGACGGCGTGCCCAACGCCCCCTACATGGTTGAGGACATCGAGACCATCACCGTCCTGAAGGATGCCGCCTCGGCCGCCATCTACGGTGCATCAGTCGGATCGAGCGGCGTCGTGCTCATTACGACCCGCCAGGCCGAGGCCGGCAAGACGCGCGTCAATGTCAACGTCTCGCTCGGTTTCGAACGCTCGATGAACCTCCCCACGATGCTCAATGCCCAGCAGTTCTGCGACGTATGGGCCAAGGCCGTGTCGAATTCGGCCAACGGCTCGCTGCCGAACCTGGCCAACCCCGAAGTCTATGCCGGTGCCAACGTGACGCGCACCGACTGGCTCGACGAGATCTTCCGGACCGGCCTCACCCAGCACTACGGGGTCTCGATCAGCGGCGGCACCGAGAAACTGCAGTCGATCCTCTCGGTCACCTACGACGACAAGGAGGGTACGCTGCTCAATACCTGGAGCCAGACCCTCGGCGCCAAACTCCATACGACGTTCAAGCCCGTCAAGTGGCTGAAGCTCTCCGAGCGCGTCTCGTTCGAGTACTCCAACGGCCAGGGCAATGTCAACACGTCGCACACCGGCCCGATCCTCGGTGCCATGTGGTTCCCTGCCTCGGCCTCGGTCTATGACCGCGATGCCGACGGCAACATCGTCTACGACAGCTACGGCAAACCCAAGTACGGCGGCATCGCCTCGTCGGCCGACATGGCCGCCGGCGTCACCGGCCCGAACATCGTCAACCCGGTAGCCCAGCTTGAGACCATGCGCCGCCGCTATCCCCGCACGAAGGTCTTCTCGACCACCTCGCTGGAGATCAAGCCCATCACCGAGCTGACCATCAAGTCGGAGTTCACGGCCGACCTCGATACGCGCGAGGAGGACGAATTCTCGCCCGCCATCGACGTGCCGGGCGGCTCGACCACCGGTACGCGCGACCAGTACTACTTCAACAACTTCCACACGCTGTGGGAGACCACCGCCACCTATGCCCAGGTCTTCGGACGCCACCACATCAGCGCCATGGCCGGCTTCACGACCGACTACCAGAAGAACCACTACCGCGAATACCGCACCAAGGGGTATATCGACGCCACGGACAACAACATGGTCTGGGACTCGGCCGACGAATGGGCCAGCAACCCCTCGGAGACGCTGCGTGACTACGCGATGGTTTCGGTTCTGGGCCGTATCGGCTATTCGTTCGACGACCGCTACTTCCTGGTCGGCAGCATCCGCCGCGACGCCTCGTCGAAACTCCCCTCCGCGAAGAACTACGACTGGTTCCCCTCGGTGTCGGGCTCGTGGAAAATCTCCTCGGAGAAGTTCTTCCAGAACTCCTCGCTCACGAAGGTCTTCGACCTGGTCAAGCTGCGCGCCGGTTGGGGTAAGGTCGGCAACGTGACCCTCTACTCGCTGCCCAACCCCACGCAGATCCCGCTGCTGACCTACACGGACGGCTCACTCATCGGCGGAAATACCGTCTACGGTACCTATCTGGAGACGATCGCCAACACCAACGCCACGTGGGAGACCACCGTACAGACCAGCGTCGGTCTCGACCTGACGATGTTCCAGAACAAACTCGAGTTCAGCGCCGACTACTATTATAAGGAGACGCGCGACCTGATCGACTACATCCCGACGCCTTCGCAGATCGGTGTGGAGAACCCGCCCCTGGGCAATATGGGCAAGGTTATCAACCGCGGTTGGGAGTTCTCGGCCTCGTACAAGAACAGCGCTGCCGACGGCAGGTTCAACTACAACGTCTGGGGTACCTTCTCGGTCAACAAGGGCTGGGTCGATGACTACGGAGCCCAGAAGATCGTGCAGCACAACAACCCGAACATCAACAGTACGCCGATCCTCTACTCGGCCGCCGGCTACCCGTGGTACTCCTACTACATCTACCGCACCGACGGCATCTTCCGCTCGCAGGAGGAGATCGACCGCTACGTGAGCAAGAACGCCGAGACGGGTGAGGTGACCCAGGTGCAGCCCAACGCCAAGGTCGGTGACCTGAAGTTTGTCGATACGAACGGCGACGGCGTGATTACGGACGACGACAAGGTGCTGACGGGCTGCTACACCCCCAAACAGACCTATTCGTTCGGCGGTTCGTTCGACTGGAAGGGATTCGACTTCAGCATCATGTTCCAGGGCGTGGCCGGCAACTACATCTACAACGGTACGAAGCAGATGGCCATGAACGGCCGTCAGGACATGGGCAACCTGATCTCCGATGTCTTCAACACGTGGGATTTCAACCCCTCGGGCAGCGAGTACCCGCGTCTGGGCATCGTCGAGGATGACAACGGCAACTACGTGAAGTTCTCGGACATCTTCCTTGAGAAGGGCGACTACCTGCGACTGAAGAACATTACGCTGGGTTATACGCTCCCGAAACACATCACCCGCCACATCGGCCTCGAAAAGGGCTCGCTGCGTGTCTACATGAGCATCGACAATGTGGCTACGATCACCGGTTATTCGGGCATCGACCCCGAAGTCGGGAACTACGGTGTCGACGCCGGTGTCTATCCCGTATCGCGTTTCTTTAACTTTGGTGTAAACGTCAACTTCTAA